The Mangifera indica cultivar Alphonso chromosome 8, CATAS_Mindica_2.1, whole genome shotgun sequence genome has a window encoding:
- the LOC123223135 gene encoding fasciclin-like arabinogalactan protein 2, whose product MAQGAILITATLLPLLLTLFFFSSISHAHNITSILAKHPQFSTFNHYLTITHLAAEINRRQTITVLALDNAAMSSLLSKQYSVYTLRNVLSLHVLTDYFGSKKLHQITNGTALTSSMFQATGSASGSSGYVNITDLKGGKVGFGTEDNEGKLDASYVKSLLEMPYNISVLQISQPLNSAEAEAPTAGPSDLNLTAIMTKQGCKAFSDLLIATGARTTFEENLDGGLTVFCPSDTVINGFMPKYKNLTAARKVSLLLYHGIPVYQSLQTLKSSNGVVNTLATDGANKYDFTVQNDGEDVTLETKVTTATITGTVKDEEPLVIYKINKVLLPRELFKPEKEAVAPAPKTAKKKKGTQEEEADAPEDDSADATAADDQNGVNRMNGGGTLIWVTVSLCMAIILM is encoded by the exons ATGGCACAGGGGGCAATACTCATCACCGCCACCCTCCTCCCTCTCCTTCtcactctcttcttcttctcttccatCTCCCACGCCCACAACATCACTAGCATACTCGCCAAACACCCGCAATTCTCAACCTTCAATCACTACCTCACCATTACCCACCTGGCCGCCGAAATTAACCGCCGTCAGACCATCACAGTCCTCGCTCTTGACAATGCCGCCATGTCGTCACTTCTTTCAAAACAATACTCCGTCTATACTCTCCGAAATGTTCTCTCTCTCCATGTCCTCACCGACTACTTCGGGTCCAAGAAGCTTCACCAGATCACCAATGGCACTGCTTTGACTTCCAGTATGTTTCAGGCCACCGGTTCAGCTTCTGGTTCCTCTGGTTACGTTAATATTACCGATCTTAAAGGAGGCAAAGTAGGGTTCGGCACTGAAGATAATGAAGGCAAACTTGATGCTAGTTACGTTAAGTCTTTGCTGGAGATGCCTTACAATATCTCCGTTTTGCAGATTAGCCAG CCCCTAAACTCAGCTGAAGCTGAAGCTCCAACTGCTGGACCAAGCGATCTCAATCTAACGGCTATTATGACAAAGCAAGGCTGCAAAGCCTTCTCCGACTTGTTGATAGCCACTGGAGCTCGAACGACTTTCGAGGAAAATCTCGATGGCGGATTAACGGTCTTCTGTCCTTCCGACACCGTCATTAATGGTTTCATGCCCAAGTACAAGAACCTGACGGCGGCGCGTAAGGTGTCATTACTGTTGTATCACGGCATTCCGGTATACCAGTCCCTGCAGACGCTGAAGTCAAGTAATGGAGTTGTGAACACATTAGCAACTGACGGTGCCAACAAGTACGACTTCACGGTGCAGAACGACGGCGAGGATGTGACATTGGAGACGAAAGTTACGACGGCGACGATAACAGGAACTGTGAAGGATGAAGAGCCGTTAGTGATTTATAAGATTAACAAAGTTTTGTTACCTAGAGAGCTGTTTAAGCCTGAGAAGGAGGCTGTGGCGCCGGCACCGAAGACGGCTAAGAAGAAAAAGGGGACACAGGAGGAGGAGGCTGATGCGCCGGAAGATGATTCAGCTGATGCGACGGCTGCTGATGATCAGAATGGAGTGAATAGAATGAACGGTGGCGGGACATTGATATGGGTGACTGTAAGTTTGTGTATGGCAATAATTTTGATGTGA
- the LOC123223134 gene encoding nitrile-specifier protein 5 yields the protein MASTMQGNWVKLHQEGTGPGARSSHAIALVGQKIYAFGGEFTPRVPIDNNLHVFDLQTLTWSVADVTGDIPPPRVGVTMAAVGKTIYVFGGRDGTHKELNELYSFDTSTNKWTLLSTANAGPPHRSYHSMTADDRRVYIFGGCGVSGRLNDLWAFDVIDQKWIKYPTPGDNCKGRGGPGLVVSQGKIWVVYGFSGVEMDDVHCFDPATGKWTQVETSGEKPTARSVFPIVGTGRYIILYGGEIDPSDLGHLGAGKFSSELYSLDTETLVWARWDDGRESNIHPGPRGWCAFAGGCTDDKQGLLVYGGNSPSNDRLEDIYFFTPCL from the coding sequence CTTCACCAAGAAGGAACTGGGCCTGGAGCCAGAAGCTCCCATGCCATAGCCCTGGTAGGACAAAAAATCTATGCATTTGGTGGTGAGTTCACTCCACGGGTCCCTATCGACAACAATCTCCATGTTTTTGACCTTCAAACCCTGACATGGTCAGTGGCCGATGTAACCGGGGACATCCCTCCACCACGTGTTGGCGTCACAATGGCAGCTGTTGGAAAAACCATCTATGTATTCGGTGGTAGAGATGGTACTCACAAGGAGTTGAATGAGCTCTACTCTTTTGACACATCTACAAATAAATGGACCCTCCTATCTACCGCCAATGCAGGACCGCCTCATCGAAGCTACCACTCAATGACTGCTGATGATCGCCGTGTGTACATTTTTGGCGGGTGTGGTGTTTCCGGCCGGCTTAATGACTTATGGGCATTTGATGTTATTGATCAGAAGTGGATCAAATATCCAACACCCGGCGACAACTGCAAAGGTAGAGGGGGACCTGGGTTGGTTGTATCCCAAGGGAAAATATGGGTTGTGTATGGTTTCTCTGGAGTGGAAATGGATGATGTTCATTGCTTTGATCCGGCGACTGGAAAGTGGACGCAAGTTGAGACGAGTGGTGAAAAGCCGACGGCCCGGAGTGTATTTCCTATAGTTGGGACTGGAagatacataattttgtatggTGGAGAAATTGACCCGAGTGACTTGGGTCACCTGGGGGCTGGAAAATTTTCCAGTGAACTTTATTCATTAGACACGGAGACATTGGTGTGGGCAAGGTGGGATGATGGGCGGGAGTCGAATATTCATCCGGGACCTCGTGGATGGTGTGCTTTTGCAGGTGGGTGTACGGATGACAAACAAGGGTTATTGGTATATGGTGGCAATTCTCCAAGCAATGATCGGCTTGAAGACATTTACTTCTTCACTCCTTGCCTGTAA